A stretch of Pseudomonas sp. CCC3.1 DNA encodes these proteins:
- a CDS encoding biotin-dependent carboxyltransferase family protein, translated as MMEILSNGPLNIIVDHGRIGFLASGVSRSGALDSLSYELGNAMLGNSCEAASIEINNFPFKVRLSEARCVAITGALSTSRIGQKQHAPWSRLRVNAGETLVIEAPQEGRCVYLAIEGGIDVQRVLNSRATDLKGAFGGHEGKALAKGDSLRSSARDSAATITPSSLYDPTLQTYWRALSEAGTTVRVLPSAEWQEFSDDTKERFFNTPYTVGRSSNRQGYRLSGAVLKRTVNRELLSHGIVPGTVQIPTSGEPIIQLVDANTCGGYPKLVNVIEADLWKLGQLMPGRTLRFELTDIDTALFEDAKRRSLFEATATQWR; from the coding sequence ATGATGGAAATCCTGTCCAACGGTCCTCTCAACATCATTGTCGATCACGGTCGTATCGGTTTCTTGGCCAGCGGTGTAAGCCGCAGCGGTGCGCTTGACAGCCTGAGTTACGAGCTTGGCAACGCGATGCTGGGCAATTCATGTGAGGCGGCCAGCATTGAAATCAACAATTTTCCGTTCAAGGTGCGCTTGAGCGAGGCGCGCTGCGTTGCCATTACCGGCGCACTCAGCACCAGCCGCATCGGGCAAAAACAACACGCGCCGTGGTCACGGTTAAGGGTGAATGCGGGAGAGACGCTGGTCATCGAAGCCCCTCAAGAAGGCCGCTGTGTTTACTTGGCAATCGAAGGCGGCATTGATGTGCAACGGGTCCTCAACTCCCGCGCCACCGATCTAAAAGGTGCGTTTGGAGGTCACGAGGGCAAAGCCCTGGCGAAAGGCGACAGCCTGCGCAGCTCGGCCCGTGACAGCGCCGCAACAATCACCCCATCGAGCCTCTACGATCCAACCCTGCAAACGTACTGGCGTGCGCTGAGTGAAGCGGGAACGACAGTTCGCGTCTTGCCCTCGGCTGAGTGGCAGGAGTTCTCGGACGACACCAAAGAGCGTTTCTTCAACACCCCTTACACCGTCGGGCGCAGCTCCAACAGGCAAGGCTACCGACTGTCTGGCGCCGTGCTGAAGCGCACCGTCAACCGCGAGTTGCTCTCCCATGGAATCGTCCCCGGAACGGTACAGATACCGACCAGCGGCGAGCCGATCATTCAGTTGGTCGACGCCAATACCTGTGGCGGCTATCCCAAGCTGGTGAACGTGATTGAAGCAGACCTCTGGAAACTGGGCCAACTCATGCCGGGGCGCACCCTGCGGTTCGAGCTCACCGACATCGACACCGCCCTCTTCGAAGATGCCAAGAGGCGTTCATTGTTTGAAGCGACCGCGACGCAATGGCGGTAA
- a CDS encoding VOC family protein: MIKHLDHLVLTTVDVAACKDFYMRVLGMQFVPSAGGRMAFHYGNQKINVHVRGHEFEPKAHLPVSGALDLCFIATISLDEVIAHLEAESWPILLGPVPRTGATGPIRSVYLRDPDLNLIEICELC; encoded by the coding sequence ATGATTAAACACCTTGATCACTTAGTTCTGACCACCGTTGATGTCGCGGCTTGCAAAGACTTTTATATGCGTGTGCTCGGTATGCAATTCGTGCCGTCTGCGGGAGGGCGGATGGCATTCCACTATGGCAATCAGAAGATCAATGTCCACGTGCGCGGGCATGAGTTCGAACCCAAGGCTCACTTGCCAGTCTCGGGGGCGCTCGATCTGTGTTTTATCGCAACCATAAGCCTGGATGAGGTCATCGCTCACCTTGAAGCAGAGAGTTGGCCGATCCTTCTGGGGCCTGTACCGCGGACTGGCGCAACTGGCCCTATTCGTTCTGTCTACCTTCGGGACCCGGACTTGAACTTGATCGAGATCTGCGAACTGTGCTGA
- the pxpB gene encoding 5-oxoprolinase subunit PxpB codes for MILFEPKLATSKAVDTSVRISLAGTNGLLLDVSCGPYDRELQQRLWALNNTLRDQQCLPGLVETVPGVNNLLVIYDPGKIRPDAAAHMLSDLWITSKPTAINGKTFVIDVTYGGERGMDLDYLAEQTGLTTRDVIALHSSVTYTVAALGSMPGFAYLVGLPPALEVPRRQIPRTLIPKGSVVVAGEQASVFPCPGPCGWHVIGHADFDGFNSQAMPPALLSPGDTLVFRPKAQLK; via the coding sequence ATGATTCTTTTTGAACCCAAATTAGCAACGTCAAAAGCCGTTGATACCTCTGTGCGAATTTCGCTCGCGGGTACCAATGGCCTGCTTCTGGATGTGTCTTGCGGCCCTTATGACAGGGAGCTGCAACAAAGGCTTTGGGCGTTGAACAACACCCTGCGTGACCAGCAATGCCTTCCAGGTTTAGTGGAAACGGTTCCAGGGGTTAACAACCTGCTGGTCATCTACGATCCGGGCAAGATTCGCCCGGATGCGGCCGCACACATGTTGTCCGACCTGTGGATCACATCAAAGCCGACCGCCATCAATGGCAAAACCTTCGTCATTGATGTGACTTACGGCGGTGAACGCGGGATGGATCTGGACTATCTCGCAGAACAAACAGGCCTCACGACACGTGATGTCATCGCCTTGCACAGCTCTGTCACTTACACCGTGGCCGCGCTCGGATCGATGCCAGGCTTTGCGTATCTCGTGGGGCTGCCCCCTGCACTTGAAGTCCCCCGCCGCCAAATTCCGCGCACCTTGATCCCTAAAGGCAGCGTGGTGGTCGCCGGTGAACAGGCGTCTGTCTTCCCGTGCCCAGGGCCGTGCGGCTGGCACGTCATTGGCCACGCAGACTTTGATGGCTTTAACAGCCAAGCAATGCCTCCAGCGCTGTTGAGCCCCGGAGACACCCTCGTGTTTCGTCCAAAGGCGCAATTGAAATGA
- a CDS encoding winged helix DNA-binding protein has protein sequence MSDTLSQLESDLNGPLVASAHLVVEGQVPASEFEFGMILTWNAFSRWATSCMSAAGAPDLGMVDIMVLNHICHRGKQKKLADICFTLNFADTHIVSYSLRKLSGSQLIGSKKIGKEVFYSPTKKGLALVERYVTVRTKCLVPSIDQNLVEKLSSTARTLREMSGTYDQAARAASSLV, from the coding sequence ATGTCCGACACGCTTTCTCAGCTTGAATCCGACCTCAACGGCCCCTTGGTCGCGTCTGCCCACTTGGTCGTAGAAGGCCAAGTGCCGGCATCGGAGTTTGAGTTCGGCATGATCCTGACGTGGAACGCGTTTTCAAGGTGGGCCACCTCCTGCATGAGCGCGGCCGGAGCACCTGACCTGGGCATGGTCGACATCATGGTGCTGAATCATATCTGCCACCGCGGCAAACAGAAGAAGCTGGCCGACATCTGTTTTACCTTGAATTTTGCAGACACTCACATCGTCTCTTACTCCCTGCGCAAGCTATCGGGGAGTCAACTGATCGGCTCTAAAAAGATAGGCAAGGAAGTGTTCTACAGCCCGACGAAAAAAGGGCTCGCGCTGGTAGAGCGGTATGTGACTGTGCGCACCAAATGCCTGGTGCCGAGCATCGATCAAAACCTGGTCGAAAAACTCAGCTCGACAGCCCGGACGTTGAGAGAAATGTCTGGCACGTATGACCAGGCAGCAAGGGCAGCCTCTTCACTGGTTTGA
- a CDS encoding sigma-70 family RNA polymerase sigma factor translates to MQRTTDSDALRRREIHLQNLFLAGLKGDEPSYRAFLSELSGHLRGFLRAKLHRQPGEAEDLLQEVLLAIHNGRLTYRTDQPLTAWVFAIARYKLTDYWRGRSRHEVLNDSLDDVAELFAQPCLEPAQAHRDLGKLLEQLPERQRLPIVHVKLEGLSVTETAQITGLSESAVKIGVHRGLKALAQRIRGKR, encoded by the coding sequence ATGCAACGAACTACAGATAGCGACGCTTTGCGCAGGCGAGAGATCCATCTTCAGAACCTGTTCCTCGCCGGTTTAAAAGGTGACGAGCCGTCCTATCGTGCATTTCTGTCGGAGTTGAGCGGTCATCTGCGCGGTTTCTTGCGCGCCAAACTCCATCGCCAACCCGGTGAAGCCGAGGATTTGCTGCAAGAGGTTTTGCTGGCGATCCACAACGGGCGCCTGACGTACCGCACGGATCAGCCACTGACTGCCTGGGTGTTTGCCATTGCGCGCTACAAACTCACGGACTATTGGCGAGGCAGGTCGCGGCATGAGGTGTTAAACGACTCACTGGACGACGTCGCTGAACTGTTTGCGCAGCCCTGTCTGGAACCCGCACAAGCCCATCGCGACCTAGGCAAATTGCTGGAGCAACTACCCGAGCGCCAACGCCTGCCCATCGTCCATGTGAAGCTTGAAGGCTTGTCCGTCACTGAAACCGCGCAGATAACGGGACTGTCCGAATCAGCGGTAAAGATCGGCGTCCATCGCGGACTTAAAGCGTTGGCGCAAAGAATTAGAGGTAAACGATGA
- a CDS encoding LysR family transcriptional regulator has protein sequence MSLRALHTLIAIAQHGSFVRAAQAVHLTQSAVSLHIKSLEEAFNASLFDRSRRLPVLTDAGHLAVERAREIVALYEGIASEIGGDNELRGRLRIGAIHTALAKALPPALATLAAEHPHLRINVSSGMSAELATRVEAGDLDVAITTEPVKPHPYGLVSTPLYEEGFWIIAPGSFVGQDWRQLLQEQPFIRFDRRAWAGRTIEQELRRMRLRVQTSMELDSQDAIIQMVSSGLGVSVIPLSSHSLQHLNHLYVQPFGLPQKTRRVVLLEREDRPLARPAAALAKAVQHHAPAWRPMSQTC, from the coding sequence ATGTCATTACGTGCGCTTCACACCTTGATCGCTATCGCCCAGCACGGCTCGTTTGTGCGAGCTGCCCAGGCGGTTCATCTCACGCAATCTGCCGTCAGCCTGCATATCAAGTCGCTTGAAGAGGCGTTCAATGCGTCGTTGTTCGATCGATCGCGTCGACTGCCCGTATTGACAGACGCAGGCCACCTGGCCGTAGAGCGGGCGCGTGAGATCGTTGCACTCTATGAGGGTATAGCTTCTGAAATTGGCGGGGATAACGAGCTGCGCGGCAGGTTGAGGATTGGAGCCATCCATACGGCACTGGCCAAAGCCTTGCCTCCGGCGCTGGCCACGTTAGCGGCCGAGCATCCTCATCTGCGTATTAACGTGTCGTCGGGCATGTCTGCTGAATTGGCCACGCGGGTGGAGGCGGGCGATCTGGATGTTGCGATCACCACAGAGCCTGTGAAGCCGCACCCTTATGGCCTGGTCAGCACACCGCTTTACGAAGAAGGTTTTTGGATCATCGCACCGGGCTCGTTTGTGGGGCAGGATTGGCGGCAGTTGCTTCAAGAACAACCCTTCATCCGTTTTGATCGTCGGGCCTGGGCCGGGCGCACCATCGAACAAGAACTGAGGCGAATGCGACTGCGGGTGCAGACCAGCATGGAACTGGACAGTCAGGATGCCATCATCCAGATGGTCAGCAGCGGGTTGGGCGTCTCGGTCATTCCGCTCTCCAGCCACAGCCTCCAACACCTGAATCATCTCTACGTTCAGCCATTCGGGTTGCCGCAAAAGACCCGCCGTGTTGTCTTGCTGGAGCGTGAAGACCGCCCACTGGCAAGGCCGGCAGCAGCCCTCGCGAAGGCGGTACAGCACCATGCGCCTGCCTGGCGACCTATGAGCCAGACTTGTTGA
- a CDS encoding RraA family protein yields the protein MIGLRIVPRTRQVSAALVDSFRSVPVANVSDCMGRMTAGGTQLRPYHKSGVLAGPAFTVKARPGDNLMIHKALHLAQPGDVIVVDGGGDLTNALMGELMVATAIKRGLGGIVLNGAIRDIDAIQAGSFPVYAAGITHRGPYKDGPGEINVPIAISGMVINPGDLILGDADGLLCVPFEAAEQILDAALGKCAAEKVTVKEIEEDRLDITWIDAQLARLGYKA from the coding sequence ATGATCGGACTTCGAATCGTCCCTCGCACACGTCAAGTCAGCGCAGCACTGGTCGACAGTTTTCGCTCGGTCCCGGTCGCCAATGTCAGTGACTGCATGGGGCGAATGACTGCTGGCGGTACTCAGTTGCGTCCGTATCACAAAAGCGGTGTGCTCGCGGGGCCTGCATTCACGGTCAAAGCTCGTCCGGGTGACAACCTGATGATCCACAAGGCGTTGCATCTGGCACAACCCGGCGACGTCATTGTGGTGGACGGGGGCGGCGACCTGACGAACGCGCTGATGGGCGAGTTGATGGTGGCAACGGCCATCAAGCGCGGCCTTGGCGGCATCGTGCTCAATGGCGCCATTCGCGACATCGATGCGATTCAGGCTGGCTCCTTTCCGGTGTATGCCGCCGGGATCACCCACCGCGGCCCGTACAAGGACGGGCCTGGCGAAATCAACGTGCCGATCGCTATCAGCGGCATGGTGATCAATCCGGGTGACCTGATACTCGGCGATGCTGACGGCTTGCTGTGCGTGCCGTTTGAAGCCGCGGAGCAGATCCTCGACGCCGCGCTGGGCAAGTGCGCAGCGGAGAAGGTGACCGTCAAAGAAATCGAAGAAGACCGGCTTGATATCACCTGGATTGACGCACAGTTGGCACGCCTGGGTTACAAAGCATGA
- a CDS encoding MFS transporter, translating to MPSASQAPSGLPEHNQQSVKQQWLAILSVAVGAFALVTSEFLPVGVLNDIASDLCISAGHAGLMVTLPGIMAALAAPVLSVGIGTMDRRYLLIGLTLIMIIANLVVSYASDFDLLLFGRVLLGISIGGFWATAIALSGRLAPKGVGVAQATSIIMVGVTLATVLGVPVGTWLSGLMGWRMTFLVTALVGVPVLLAQIFLLPRLTPQKAIRISDLPALFINPQSRVGLIAVLLIGLAHFAAYTYVAPFFKNSSGFDGPTIGSLLLLYGVAGVMGNIFAGFAANRSVRYTLLLVALMIGTSTALFPYYATSMTGAVMLIALWGFAFGAFPACASIWMFVVAPKDVERGMPLFVALFQVIIALGSFFGGQIVDRMGSSALLSLATVLVGCGFMTVLVLGRKVTNNLAAEPA from the coding sequence ATGCCAAGCGCCAGCCAGGCCCCTAGCGGCCTGCCCGAACATAATCAACAGAGTGTCAAACAGCAGTGGCTGGCGATTCTCTCGGTGGCCGTGGGGGCCTTCGCCCTGGTGACCAGTGAGTTTCTCCCGGTGGGCGTACTCAACGACATCGCCAGCGACCTCTGCATCAGTGCCGGCCACGCCGGGCTCATGGTGACACTGCCCGGCATCATGGCCGCTCTCGCTGCGCCTGTGCTGTCTGTCGGCATTGGCACCATGGACCGCCGCTATCTGCTGATCGGCCTGACGCTGATAATGATCATCGCCAACCTGGTCGTGTCCTACGCCAGCGACTTTGACTTGCTGCTGTTCGGCCGCGTATTGCTGGGCATCAGCATCGGTGGTTTCTGGGCGACGGCCATCGCCCTCAGCGGTCGCCTGGCCCCCAAAGGGGTAGGTGTTGCCCAGGCCACCTCGATCATCATGGTCGGTGTGACCTTGGCCACCGTGCTGGGCGTGCCCGTGGGCACGTGGCTCAGTGGCTTGATGGGCTGGCGCATGACCTTTCTGGTCACCGCGCTGGTAGGCGTGCCGGTGCTGCTGGCGCAGATCTTCTTGCTCCCGCGCCTCACCCCACAAAAAGCCATTCGCATCAGTGACCTGCCAGCCTTGTTTATCAACCCGCAATCGCGCGTCGGGTTGATCGCTGTCTTGCTGATTGGCCTGGCGCACTTTGCCGCGTACACCTATGTCGCCCCTTTCTTCAAAAACAGTTCCGGTTTTGACGGGCCGACGATTGGCTCCTTGCTGCTGCTCTATGGCGTAGCCGGAGTCATGGGCAATATTTTTGCCGGCTTTGCCGCCAACCGCAGTGTTCGTTACACCCTGTTGCTGGTCGCACTGATGATCGGCACCAGCACGGCGTTGTTTCCCTACTACGCCACCAGCATGACCGGCGCAGTGATGTTGATCGCCCTGTGGGGTTTCGCCTTCGGCGCCTTCCCGGCCTGCGCCAGTATTTGGATGTTTGTCGTCGCGCCCAAAGATGTCGAGCGCGGTATGCCGCTGTTCGTTGCCTTGTTCCAGGTGATCATTGCTCTGGGCTCGTTCTTCGGCGGGCAGATCGTCGACCGGATGGGCAGCTCGGCGTTGCTGAGTCTGGCAACGGTTCTGGTGGGGTGCGGTTTTATGACGGTGCTTGTGCTGGGGCGTAAGGTCACTAATAACCTGGCGGCTGAGCCCGCTTGA
- a CDS encoding DUF2282 domain-containing protein: MNTLKLAAIAVALSSFAAGAMAAETPAAAGAMEKCYGVSLAGHNDCKAGAGTTCAGTSKMDYQPNAWKNVPAGTCTSIKTPKGMGSLAPL, encoded by the coding sequence ATGAACACGCTCAAATTGGCTGCCATCGCTGTTGCCTTGTCTTCTTTTGCAGCCGGTGCAATGGCCGCTGAAACCCCAGCCGCTGCAGGCGCGATGGAGAAATGCTACGGCGTCTCCTTGGCCGGTCACAACGATTGCAAAGCAGGCGCAGGTACCACGTGCGCAGGCACGTCCAAAATGGACTACCAGCCTAACGCCTGGAAAAACGTTCCAGCAGGTACGTGCACCAGCATCAAGACCCCTAAAGGCATGGGCTCCCTGGCACCTCTGTAA
- a CDS encoding D-2-hydroxyacid dehydrogenase has product MKIVILDRDTLSPQTVLRAPSFRHEIQSYGRTTPEQVAERIADADIVVLNKVKLTRDVIESAKKLRLVAIAATGTDNVDIAACKARGIVVSNIRNYAVNTVPEHTFALIFALRRSICAYREAVRAGRWQEAQQFCFFDYPIKDLAGSTIGIIGDGVLGQAVANMARGLGMRVIFAGYKGHSGLGSLYVPFEQTLAEADILTLHCPLLPETRNMIGAAEFALMRRKPLLINTARGGLVDESAVGPALEAGQISGAGFDVVMTEPPALDHPFMQLVDRPNFILTPHVAWASDEAVQGLADQLIDNIEAFVRDEPRNVV; this is encoded by the coding sequence ATGAAGATCGTCATTCTTGACCGAGACACGCTATCGCCGCAGACCGTGCTGCGGGCACCGTCCTTTCGGCATGAAATCCAGTCCTATGGGCGCACCACACCCGAACAAGTGGCTGAGCGGATCGCCGATGCCGATATTGTTGTGCTCAACAAGGTGAAACTGACGCGTGACGTGATCGAGTCTGCGAAGAAGCTTCGCCTTGTGGCTATTGCCGCAACGGGCACCGATAACGTCGACATTGCGGCGTGCAAGGCACGCGGCATCGTTGTCAGCAATATCCGCAACTACGCCGTCAACACAGTGCCAGAGCACACCTTTGCCCTGATCTTTGCCCTGCGCCGGAGTATTTGTGCGTACCGTGAAGCCGTAAGGGCGGGTCGATGGCAAGAGGCGCAACAGTTCTGCTTCTTCGACTACCCCATCAAAGACCTGGCCGGTTCCACCATTGGCATCATCGGTGATGGGGTGCTGGGCCAGGCCGTCGCCAACATGGCTCGCGGGCTCGGTATGCGGGTGATTTTTGCAGGTTATAAAGGCCATTCCGGGCTCGGCTCGTTGTATGTGCCGTTTGAGCAGACCCTGGCTGAAGCCGACATCTTGACCTTGCACTGCCCGCTGTTGCCGGAAACCCGCAACATGATCGGTGCAGCGGAGTTTGCGCTGATGCGCCGCAAGCCTTTGCTGATCAACACCGCGCGCGGTGGACTGGTCGACGAGAGTGCAGTCGGACCGGCGCTGGAGGCCGGGCAGATTTCTGGCGCAGGTTTTGATGTGGTGATGACCGAGCCGCCTGCGCTGGATCATCCATTCATGCAGCTCGTTGATCGTCCCAACTTTATTCTCACGCCTCATGTGGCGTGGGCGAGTGATGAAGCCGTGCAAGGGTTGGCAGATCAATTGATCGATAACATTGAAGCCTTTGTGCGTGACGAGCCAAGAAACGTCGTTTAA
- a CDS encoding AEC family transporter, with amino-acid sequence MTGALLLALAPIALLIAIGTWLNRSRFLADTFWAQAERLGYYVLLPALFLHGLATAKLDGVPVQGMILVLVVSTVSVAVLLVASRPMLKGNDAAFTSVFQGGVRFNNYVGVSIVAGLFGAQGIALAAVANAAIVPTVNILCVLVFARYGAGARMSLGKIARQLALNPLVLACFGGIVLQVLGLGLPVVIEPVIKALGQASLPLGLLCVGAALEPGAVRSWIRPVACSSLVKFLIMPLVTLSACHVFGLDGKAAIAAVLFQALPTASSSYIMARQLGGDAPLMAGIVASQTLLAAVTLPIAALVLIPWI; translated from the coding sequence ATGACCGGTGCACTGTTGCTTGCGCTGGCGCCTATCGCTTTGCTCATCGCCATCGGCACCTGGCTTAATCGCAGTCGCTTTCTGGCAGACACGTTTTGGGCTCAGGCAGAGCGTTTAGGCTATTACGTTCTTCTGCCCGCACTGTTTTTGCATGGGCTGGCGACTGCCAAGCTGGACGGTGTACCCGTCCAGGGGATGATTCTAGTGCTCGTAGTGTCGACGGTTTCGGTCGCCGTGTTGCTGGTCGCGAGCCGTCCGATGCTCAAGGGCAACGATGCTGCGTTCACGTCTGTGTTTCAGGGTGGCGTGCGCTTTAACAATTACGTAGGCGTCTCGATAGTGGCAGGCCTGTTCGGCGCCCAAGGCATCGCACTGGCGGCCGTGGCCAACGCGGCTATCGTGCCGACAGTCAATATTTTGTGTGTACTGGTGTTCGCGCGATACGGCGCAGGCGCAAGAATGTCGCTGGGCAAAATTGCCAGGCAGTTGGCACTTAATCCGCTGGTGCTTGCCTGTTTCGGCGGGATAGTGCTTCAGGTCCTTGGACTTGGGCTCCCCGTGGTGATTGAGCCGGTGATCAAGGCGCTGGGGCAGGCGTCGCTCCCGCTGGGGCTGCTCTGCGTAGGGGCTGCCCTTGAACCGGGTGCCGTGCGTAGCTGGATTCGACCGGTAGCGTGCTCATCGCTGGTCAAATTTTTGATCATGCCACTGGTAACGCTGAGTGCTTGCCATGTGTTTGGACTGGACGGCAAAGCCGCCATCGCCGCCGTTCTTTTTCAGGCACTGCCGACCGCTTCGTCGTCTTACATCATGGCGCGGCAATTGGGCGGCGATGCACCCCTGATGGCGGGGATAGTTGCCAGCCAGACCTTGCTTGCAGCCGTGACATTGCCCATTGCTGCGCTTGTCCTGATTCCTTGGATTTGA
- a CDS encoding DUF1109 domain-containing protein, with product MKTDDFISMLASGASPVERHALAKRFCIAVLIGLATSTVLAMVIFGIRPDLSAVAATPIFWAKIAFPLCLMVGALCVATRLARPGVTAGGGALLIFASVAAIWAGAIYVLMGAVPDARVAVILGKTWRVCALNITLLSIPGFISVFWALRGLAPTRLRLAGACGGLLAGAMATLAYCVHCPEMDVPFWGVWYLLGMLVPTVIGALLGPRWLRW from the coding sequence ATGAAAACCGATGATTTTATTTCCATGCTTGCGTCAGGGGCCAGCCCGGTCGAGCGGCATGCGCTCGCCAAGCGTTTCTGTATCGCGGTGCTGATCGGTCTTGCGACTTCGACCGTGTTGGCAATGGTCATTTTTGGCATTCGTCCAGACCTTTCTGCGGTGGCAGCGACGCCCATTTTCTGGGCCAAAATCGCCTTCCCGCTGTGTCTGATGGTGGGCGCTCTGTGTGTGGCGACGCGCTTGGCCAGACCTGGGGTGACGGCTGGCGGCGGAGCGTTGCTGATCTTTGCCTCCGTCGCCGCTATCTGGGCGGGGGCCATTTACGTCTTGATGGGCGCTGTGCCGGATGCACGCGTCGCGGTCATTCTCGGCAAGACCTGGCGTGTGTGTGCCCTGAACATCACCTTGCTCTCGATTCCGGGGTTTATATCTGTTTTCTGGGCGCTACGCGGCTTGGCCCCCACTCGCCTGAGGCTGGCCGGGGCTTGCGGCGGGTTGCTGGCCGGTGCCATGGCAACCCTTGCTTATTGCGTGCATTGCCCTGAAATGGACGTTCCGTTTTGGGGCGTCTGGTACTTGTTGGGCATGTTAGTGCCCACCGTTATAGGGGCGCTGCTCGGACCGCGCTGGCTGCGCTGGTAG
- a CDS encoding acetyl-CoA carboxylase biotin carboxyl carrier protein, with protein MHSKDLERLIDSFERSTLVELKYTQGNTNVHLGRRQQTPVEVAETTLKPAAAAVMPTPSPQPNEHLIVAPMAGIVYLRPSPAKPDFTSIGSQVSEGDTLAVIEAMKLFNPLEAEFACEIVEILVADGEDVERGTPIYRARKVNHV; from the coding sequence ATGCACAGCAAAGACCTTGAACGATTGATTGATAGCTTCGAGCGCTCAACCCTGGTTGAGTTGAAGTACACGCAAGGGAATACCAACGTCCACCTCGGTCGCCGGCAACAAACGCCTGTCGAGGTTGCCGAAACAACGCTCAAGCCCGCGGCAGCTGCCGTTATGCCAACCCCCTCCCCGCAACCGAATGAGCACCTGATCGTGGCCCCGATGGCGGGCATCGTGTACCTGCGCCCTTCCCCCGCAAAGCCTGACTTCACCAGCATCGGCAGCCAGGTCAGTGAAGGCGACACCCTCGCCGTGATTGAAGCCATGAAACTGTTCAACCCTCTCGAAGCCGAGTTTGCCTGCGAGATCGTCGAGATTCTGGTGGCGGATGGTGAAGATGTTGAGCGCGGCACCCCCATTTATCGAGCCAGGAAGGTGAACCATGTTTGA
- a CDS encoding DUF692 domain-containing protein, which produces MKTPFPIGAGLGLKSNHYQDALDCTAQGLWFEVHPENYMVGGGPRLAWLEAIASRHALSLHGVSLSLAADCAPDAEHLKRLKALADRLQPALISEHLAWSTWRDQYHPDLLPFPRTGEALRRITGNIQRTQEALGRRIAIENPTHYLHLDGHDYSELDFLTELSARAGCGLLLDVNNVHISAHNLGFEAATYLDAFPAAAIMEIHLAGHAPDPGGSTLLIDTHDAPVADDVWSLYERLIARVGWRPTLIERDDHIPSFETLLCERDRAQAVLDRGHRQLLREAI; this is translated from the coding sequence ATGAAGACTCCATTCCCGATCGGGGCCGGCCTGGGCCTTAAATCGAATCACTATCAGGACGCTCTGGACTGCACAGCCCAAGGGCTCTGGTTCGAAGTTCATCCGGAAAACTACATGGTTGGCGGTGGCCCCCGTTTGGCATGGCTGGAGGCAATTGCCAGCCGCCATGCACTGTCGCTGCATGGCGTATCACTCTCACTGGCGGCCGACTGCGCGCCAGATGCAGAGCACTTGAAACGTTTGAAAGCACTCGCTGATCGCCTTCAGCCAGCGCTGATTTCCGAACACCTGGCCTGGTCGACATGGCGCGACCAGTACCATCCCGACTTGCTGCCATTTCCTCGCACAGGCGAAGCATTGCGGCGTATTACCGGCAATATTCAACGCACACAAGAGGCGCTAGGGCGTCGCATTGCGATTGAAAACCCCACCCACTATTTGCACCTTGATGGCCATGATTACAGCGAACTCGATTTTCTGACCGAGCTCAGTGCGAGGGCAGGGTGCGGTTTGCTGCTGGACGTCAACAACGTACATATCAGCGCCCATAACCTGGGCTTCGAGGCGGCAACGTATCTGGATGCCTTTCCGGCTGCGGCAATCATGGAAATTCACCTGGCGGGCCATGCCCCGGATCCTGGCGGTTCAACGCTGCTGATCGATACCCACGACGCACCGGTCGCTGACGATGTCTGGTCGTTGTATGAGCGCTTGATTGCGCGGGTCGGCTGGCGCCCGACATTGATCGAACGCGACGACCACATCCCCAGTTTCGAGACTCTGCTCTGCGAGCGCGACAGGGCTCAGGCCGTGTTGGATCGTGGGCACCGGCAGCTGTTGCGGGAGGCTATATGA